Proteins from one Patescibacteria group bacterium genomic window:
- a CDS encoding insulinase family protein, producing QKTPAVKIEHKKTDQTHLALGNRAYKSNHKDRFVLSLLSIILGGNMSSRLFIEVRERRGLAYRIKSNTETYDDCGYFVTQAGVDHGKLEMAVGVILEEYRKIATQKIEEKELQKAKDFLKGSAVMHLESSDEVAMFFIEQALNKKKIMTLEELFAKIDRVTTKDILRVAQEVLREETLNLAVIGPHKNEAKLKVLLKY from the coding sequence TCAGAAAACTCCGGCGGTGAAAATTGAACACAAAAAAACCGATCAAACGCATCTGGCCTTGGGTAATCGGGCATATAAAAGTAATCATAAGGATAGATTCGTGTTGTCGTTGCTTTCCATTATCTTGGGGGGCAATATGAGTAGCCGGCTTTTCATCGAGGTGCGTGAGAGAAGGGGTTTGGCCTATCGCATCAAATCCAATACGGAAACCTATGACGATTGCGGCTATTTTGTGACGCAAGCGGGCGTGGACCATGGGAAATTGGAAATGGCGGTGGGGGTGATTCTGGAAGAATACCGGAAAATAGCCACCCAAAAAATTGAGGAAAAGGAGTTGCAAAAAGCCAAGGATTTTCTGAAAGGTTCGGCGGTGATGCATTTGGAGTCCTCCGACGAGGTGGCGATGTTTTTCATCGAGCAAGCCTTGAACAAGAAAAAGATTATGACTTTGGAAGAACTGTTTGCTAAAATTGACCGAGTGACTACTAAGGATATATTGCGGGTGGCGCAAGAAGTGTTAAGAGAAGAAACGCTTAATCTGGCTGTGATTGGTCCGCATAAAAACGAGGCTAAGCTGAAAGTGTTATTGAAATACTAA